The proteins below come from a single Lineus longissimus chromosome 5, tnLinLong1.2, whole genome shotgun sequence genomic window:
- the LOC135488546 gene encoding uncharacterized protein LOC135488546 — translation MKRETFNFLCRTLQPYLEKENTNMRRSIALDRKVGAVIVTLSSQAELRIVANLFGISIASLCIFVQETCKAINTVLVLRLIRLPNADETRRIMDGFERNWGFPNSAGAIDGTHIPIMAPKRYKPDYYNRKSYHSYNVQAYVDDCYRSRDVVAGWPGSVHDARVLGESNLFDLREAGRLFPGVSKNVNGVNLALVILGDPAYPLLPWLMKPFPVNDRTTEAQKRFNYMQSRNRMVVENTFGRLKGRWRRILKRSDFKYLNVPSVILACCTLNNLCEDQGEDFPQIWHEEVAARIEELRVPVVDLEEDDDVQEQDAGRIRDVIKDFLAV, via the coding sequence atgAAGCGGGAAACGTTCAACTTTCTATGCCGGACTCTCCAGCCGTACCTGGAGAAGGAGAACACAAATATGAGACGAAGCATAGCATTGGACAGGAAAGTTGGGGCAGTGATCGTGACACTCTCCTCCCAAGCTGAACTTCGTATTGTGGCAAACTTATTCGGGATTTCAATTGCTTCACTGTGCATCTTCGTTCAAGAAACTTGCAAGGCTATTAATACAGTGCTCGTGCTACGCTTGATCCGACTTCCCAATGCAGACGAGACGAGGAGGATTATGGACGGTTTCGAGCGAAACTGGGGGTTTCCGAACAGTGCAGGTGCAATTGATGGCACACATATTCCAATTATGGCCCCAAAGCGCTACAAACCTGATTACTATAACAGGAAGAGCTACCACAGCTATAATGTCCAAGCATATGTGGACGACTGTTATAGATCCAGGGATGTGGTTGCTGGTTGGCCCGGAAGTGTGCACGATGCACGGGTTCTTGGAGAATCGAATCTATTTGATCTTAGGGAGGCAGGAAGGCTGTTTCCTGGGGTCTCAAAGAATGTGAATGGGGTAAATCTTGCCCTAGTTATATTGGGGGATCCAGCCTATCCTCTCCTTCCATGGCTGATGAAACCTTTCCCTGTGAACGATCGCACAACTGAGGCACAGAAAAGGTTTAATTATATGCAGAGCCGGAACCGAATGGTGGTTGAGAACACATTCGGGCGTCTTAAAGGACGCTGGAGACGTATTTTGAAGAGGAGTGACTTTAAATACCTAAATGTACCCAGTGTAATCTTGGCCTGTTGCACCTTGAACAACTTGTGTGAAGATCAGGGTGAGGACTTCCCTCAAATCTGGCATGAAGAAGTGGCGGCAAGGATTGAGGAGCTCAGAGTACCAGTTGTAGATCTCGAAGAAGACGATGATGTTCAGGAACAAGATGCTGGTCGAATAAGGGATGTTATAAAGGACTTCCTGGCCGTGTGA